CTGGCGGTGCCGCGCTATTTCGGCAGCGTCCAGCGCGCCGAGGAGGCCACGCTGCGGCAGAACCTGTCGCTGATGCGCAGCGCCATCGACCAGCATTACGCCGATCACGGCCGCTACCCCGAATCGCTCGACGCGCTGGTCACGCAGCACTACCTGCGCAGCGTGCCGCTCGACCCGGCCACCGGCGCCACAGACACCTGGATCGTCACCGCGCCCGCCCCGCCGGAGCTGGGGCAGGTCTACGACGTCAGCAGCGGCGCCGAGACCACCGCGCTCGACGGCACGGCGTTCAGCACATGGTGAGCGGGCGATCCGGCGCCGGCCTGTGCGTCGGCCTGAGCAGGCCGCAGCGCGGCGTCACCTACCTCGCGCTGCTGCTGGCCGCGGCGATCACCAGCGCGGCGATGGCCGCCGGCATGACGGTCTGGAGCCAGACCCAGCGGCGCGAACGCGAGACCCAGCTGCTGTGGGCGGGCGGCCAGATCCGCCAGGCGATCGCCGCCTACGCGCGCACGGCCAGCGACGTCGGGAACCGCTACCCGCGCACGCTCGAAGACCTGCTGCTCGACCCGCGCAGCCCGGCGCCGCGCCGCCACCTGCGCCGGATCTACGACGATCCGATGACCCGCAGCACCGAGTGGGGGCTGGTGCGCAACGCGCAGGGCCGCATCGTCGGCGTCTACAGCCGCGCCGAGGGCCGGCCGCTCAAGACCGGGCGCTTCGCCGCCGCCGACAGCGCCTTCGAGCAGGCCCGCAGCTACGCCGACTGGCGCTTCACCGCCGTGCCGGACAACGGCCTGCTCGATCCGCCGCCGGCCCATCCGGACGGCCAGGAGCCGGTCGACGTGGCGCCAGCCGTGATCGCGGATCCGGCCGATGAGCCGGCGAGCATCCCGGCGTCGACACCGGCAACGGCGGCGCCCGCCGTGCGCCCGCCGGCATCCGCCCCCCTGCCCGCGGCCGAGCCGGTGCAGGAGCCTGAGCCCGAACCCGAACCGCAACCCGTGCACGAAACCGATCCGGCCGACGAGCCGGGCACGGTGATCGAGGAAGCCCCCGCCGTCGACAACCCCGAGCGAGACACCGACTGAGCAACCCCGCGCCCAGTGCCGGCACGGCGGCGCTCAAAGCGGCATCAGCAGCTCGACCCGGCCCTGCTCGCGCAGCCGCGCGATCTCGCGCTCGACCGCCTGCTGGCCGCGGCCGTCGTGCAGGTGCCGGCGGATGCGCTCGCGCACCTCGTCCAGCGGCACCGACACGGCGGCGATGCGCTCGTCGAGCTGCAGGATCTGCCAGCCGGCCGACGTCTCGATCACCTCCGACAGCGCGCCGGGGGCGAGCGCGAACGCGGCGTCCTCGATCGCCCGGGGCTGGCTGCCGCGGCCGAAGGGATCGAGCGCGCCGCCCCATTGGCGGGTCGGCGCGTCCGAGTGTGTGCGGGCCAGCGCCTCGAAGCTCTCGCCGGCCCGGGCGCGCACCAGCAGCGCCTCGATGCGGCTGCGCGCCTGCGCCTTGAGCGCAGGCTCGGCGTCAGCGGGCAGCGCCACCAGGAGCTGGCGCACCCGGACCTGCTCCGGGCGCCGGAACAGCGCCGGGTTGGCCTCGTGAAAGGCGGCGATGTCGGCCTCGGTGATGTGCACCTCGCGATCGACGATGCGCTGCGCCAGGCGCTCGCCCGACAGCAGCTTGCGGGTGTGTTCGCGGTGGCTGGCCTCGTCGTGGCCCTCGATCGCGATGCGCTGCGCAAACACCTCGGCCGAGCGGAAGCGGCTGCGCGCCTCGGTGATGGCGCGCTCGACCGCCGCGTCATCGGCTTCCAGCCCCAGCGCACGCGCCTGCTGCCCCAGCAGCTCGATGCCGATCAGGCGGTCGAGCGCCTCGCGCCGGAGTTCGCGCGCCCGGGCCGGGTTCTGCAGGCGGGCGATGTGGATCTGGCGTTCGCGCAGCAGCGCCTCGAACTGGCGCTCCAGCCGCTGCGCCGGGATGCCCACGCCGTTGACCCGCGCGGCGAACACCGATTGCGCGAGCGCCGGGCCGCTCGACAGGCTCGCCACCCCCATCACCAGCGCCGTCAGCAGCCCGGTCGACACGCGGCGCAGGCGGACGGTGGCGCTCGTCACGGGCAGGGCATTCATGGCAGGCGATAGCCGCCCAGCGGCCGCAGGCTGTGGGCATCGAGGTCGACACCGACCAGATAACCGCCGGCCGCGCCGATGCGGCGGTCGGCGTTGAAGCTCAGCGGCGGCAGCAGGCCGGTGTCGAAGCTCTGCACGCTCTCCAGCGTGGCCAGCAGCTTGCGGCGCGACAGCTCGCGGCCGCTGCGCTTGAGGCCCTCGACCAGCAGCAGCCCGGCGGCGTAGGCCGACACCAGCGTGGGCTGGTAGGCGCGCGCATCGCTGCGGCCCGGCCCGCCCGGCAGCGCCGGTGCAGCTTCCAGCAGGCGCATGAACTCGCGCATCGCCCCGGCCTGCTGCTGCGCCGGCGCACTCGGGTAGGCCAGCGTCACGTGGTCGCGAAACGAGGCCGGCAGGCCCAGGATGTCACGCGAGGCCAGCGGCCCCGGCACCAGCAGTTGCGGCGCCCAGCCGATGCGCTCGGCGGCAGCCGTGAGCGACGCCAGATCGGCGCCGGCACCCAGCACCAGCACGGCGGCCACGCCGCGGCTCCTGAG
This portion of the Leptothrix cholodnii SP-6 genome encodes:
- a CDS encoding type II secretion system protein, producing MRRGFTLLELLVVMAIIATLLSLAVPRYFGSVQRAEEATLRQNLSLMRSAIDQHYADHGRYPESLDALVTQHYLRSVPLDPATGATDTWIVTAPAPPELGQVYDVSSGAETTALDGTAFSTW
- a CDS encoding peptidylprolyl isomerase yields the protein MNALPVTSATVRLRRVSTGLLTALVMGVASLSSGPALAQSVFAARVNGVGIPAQRLERQFEALLRERQIHIARLQNPARARELRREALDRLIGIELLGQQARALGLEADDAAVERAITEARSRFRSAEVFAQRIAIEGHDEASHREHTRKLLSGERLAQRIVDREVHITEADIAAFHEANPALFRRPEQVRVRQLLVALPADAEPALKAQARSRIEALLVRARAGESFEALARTHSDAPTRQWGGALDPFGRGSQPRAIEDAAFALAPGALSEVIETSAGWQILQLDERIAAVSVPLDEVRERIRRHLHDGRGQQAVEREIARLREQGRVELLMPL